CGGCGGCGCTGGGACGACTTCTGCATGGCGGCGGTCTTCGCCGAGAGCGCAACCCCGGGGGCCGCGGTCTCGTAGTACAGGAGCCAGGGGACCGTGGCCGTCGCGTGGCCGATCTTCCCGACCACCGAGCGCAGCCAGGGCAACCGGCTGTAGGCCCTCAGCAGGTCCTCGACCTGCCTGGACGGCGGGGGGTTTCTCTGCGAGATGACCGAGCTGACCCCGGTCATAAGGGAGTCCCCCTCCCCGGGCAGCTTGCTTATGGCCCGAAGCCGGATCTCCCGCCACGCCAGCCGCAGCCGGTCCATCATGGAGACGTTCATCGGCCCCGGCCCATCGTAGAAACGCTCATCGTCCCTAGAACATGCACACGCCGCCGCGTTCCGTCAAGAACTTTATACGAAGAGGGTGGGATTTGAGTGTCGCGGAAAAAGGAGGAGGGGGACGGAAACGCGCTGACCGCCCCCCTCGAGAGAGTAGAAACGACGTCTGCGAAGAGACGCCCTCATCATAGGGATCGGAAAGCGGTCTGTCAAACTATATTTGCGAGCACCGGGAAGTCCTTGACCTCGCTGGAGTACTTGTACCCCGGCCCCTCCACGTAGGCCTGGATCTCCCAGGTCCCGTGCTGGTCGTAGAAGCCCGCCTCGACCACGTACTGGATCTCCCCGTTCGAGCCGTCGTGGACGAAGTCGGCGTCCTTCACGACCGTGGAGTTGTCCTTCTTGCGAAACCGAAGCTCCATCGTCGTGGCGTCGTTGATGTCGATCGGGGTCCCATTGCTCGTCAGCGTCACCTGTATGATGCCGCCCTCGTCGCCCACGTATGGCGTGCCCATGTCAAAGTACCTCCATGTCCAGATCCGCCAGGGCACCCACCGGGGCCTCCAGCTCGATCAGGGTGCCCGTCAGCTCCGCCGTGACCTCGACCCGCGCCGCGACCGGAGCAGGCACCTCCACAAGCGCTCCCACCTCCATGGTCAGCTCCACGATCTCAGGCACTTTTCCTCCTCAGTGAGTGATCAGCCGGAAGGCGCATTCCTTGGCCACCTCGAGCCGGAACCGGACGTACTCCACGACCTTCGCGATGCCCGTGTACAGTCGTCGCGGGGCGAACATCGGCGTCCCGTACAGCGAGAGCGACGTCTTCGGGTTGCCGGCCAGCATCGTCTCAGTCCAGCATCGCCGAGGCCAGCGCCGCCTCCCCAAGCATATAGAGCGGGTCCTCCAGCATCCTCTCCAGGGACATGAGCCGCAGGCCGCCCGGCGTCAGGCTGATGACCCGCCCGTACCACTCGTTGCTGGGCCCGGACTCGATCGTCGGCGCCCAGGCCGTGGCCACGCAGTGCCAATCGCCCATCCCGAGAACAATCGGCCACAGACAGGGGGCCTCGTCCCCCAGGCACTGGACCGACCCCGGCGGGGCCGCGATCTGCCCGACCATGTTCGTCAGCTCGTCCGGGACGACCCCCGGCGTCTGCCCGCAGTACATCCTGAACTCCGCAGTCTCTCCGGCCCCCGCCGCCTCGGCCAGCAGGGCCGTCATCTGCTCCGCCGTGTACTCCCACGTCAAGGAGCTGACCCGGACCACGATGTCCTGGCCGTACGCGGGTGAGAGCGTGATCAACAGAATCGCCAAAAGAGCCA
The bacterium DNA segment above includes these coding regions:
- a CDS encoding BppU family phage baseplate upper protein, coding for MGTPYVGDEGGIIQVTLTSNGTPIDINDATTMELRFRKKDNSTVVKDADFVHDGSNGEIQYVVEAGFYDQHGTWEIQAYVEGPGYKYSSEVKDFPVLANIV